The following proteins come from a genomic window of Penaeus monodon isolate SGIC_2016 chromosome 22, NSTDA_Pmon_1, whole genome shotgun sequence:
- the LOC119586943 gene encoding uncharacterized protein LOC119586943 (The sequence of the model RefSeq protein was modified relative to this genomic sequence to represent the inferred CDS: added 252 bases not found in genome assembly), translated as MERAMLLNLLLLALGNPTRSELIEYPKLNTYTIGGENTDPFTLVASATAQLAPVYNPGGTPEPVVVEATPTAEAPTAKPAAAAEYVTKTVYGFLDFTTTVGSTVMIFTPQSQSAKPKPSKTRDPVLPSRPNRPSSRITLRPTPTPTPTIPKVTATPAPSVLPSKLPAISSSSTLQSSFFEDHTALDIETLFDVTPDEEIIIDYDADYPQYEEAVVEEVVEEAKEELRKPTAPPSRPKPFRRFKSSSSQEQGNRRRLDLNYFNSRKKTPSLRRQTGGSTIVPITIEGTGTFAPKSTSVIRPTVVPTTPTEVVVSATQGFATLSVIGPFSTAINNELGQVKEHYDFLSSAPVLDVEETYDVYDVEPTASLEDLYSSGLVTSDSSFPTGLVTKLGGTIVSDGLITVHETSVIGTYIAGQYAQILQSTSHIFQTTPVPEISLNSPSLPEDYETVKSVIKGSATQFLSPESTASLPLESLFSEPSSRERNSRKEEEGGSAIQARLREALAKRLGSGQSQNTRQDRSRLAQDPYVDEEKDEFDLKLSGSDLRPSFGFRGSTPVTRTPRVSTLYAEEVKPTTYRPRFKPTPTRRFGSSRPTSLRSPPNAPFRQTRPANRWRLNTSPRPKVNINRRPVNQPDNYDDLQAVDESQAISRPTVPEPIIPEGGEETLRIVTSTPADGATDVWFEVATIRSLHTFRVGTTKNTRYVTFTKTTTHSIDPTPAPLGPQDDFYETPLFENILDDGPRDVSTLPPVDLGESDVTALLETVTETFSTTELMKKTSVLPVLHAGETSFYTLTQTYHITRVVTALKTMPPYEAFSFIPENSLNEFNGQLLAEGTENDESLLPGEIEYDENGEIIDTTSGTRVPPPPGFPFQDPNLAELAGGQFNPDVFEKQLHPQLTAALQHRQQMQQKQGSAARPQLSSGQLAAPGDPAIATPSLTAEQLQQLAYLRLINPYGFGGFPPVQQQQQTTVTSSPVTITTDITTTSTRVLRVIFNARPIFTTISSVEVVHTTITSFETATVTVAPTLPSFPFPFPGSPFPVG; from the exons GCAACCCTACAAGAAGCGAACTTATCGAATACCCAAAACTAAACACCTATACCATTGGCGGAGAAAATACTGATCCGTTCACCTTGG TAGCCTCTGCGACTGCCCAGCTCGCGCCTGTCTACAACCCAGGAGGAACCCCAGAGCCTGTAGTCGTGGAAGCAACGCCTACTGCCGAAGCTCCGACGGCGAAACCTGCTGCAGCCGCTGAGTATGTGACGAAGACCGTCTACGGGTTCCTGGACTTCACCACGACCGTCGGTTCCACTGTTATGATCTTCACGCCACAGAGTCAAAGTGCAA AGCCGAAGCCCAGCAAGACCCGAGACCCCGTGCTGCCTTCGCGGCCGAACCGCCCATCTTCCCGGATAACGCTGAGACCGacgcccacacccacgcccacgaTCCCCAAAGTAACTGCCACTCCAGCCCCTTCAGTGCTCCCTTCAAAGCTCCctgccatttcctcctcttccaccctccagTCGTCCTTCTTCGAGGATCACACCGCCCTTGACATCGAGACCCTCTTCGACGTCACTCCCGACGAAGAGATTATCATCGATTACGACGCCGACTATCCGCAGTACGAAGAGGCGGTGGTCGAGGAGGTGGtcgaggaggcgaaggaagagcTGAGGAAGCCCACCGCGCCTCCGAGTCGCCCGAAGCCCTTCCGCCGGTTcaagtcctcctcctcccaggaACAAGGGAACCGCCGTCGACTGGACCTCAACTACTTCAATAGCCGCAAGAAGACTCCATCTCTGCGTCGCCAGACCGGAGGGTCCACCATCGTCCCCATCACGATCGAGGGCACAGGCACGTTCGCTCCGAAGTCTACGTCGGTGATCCGTCCCACTGTGGTGCCCACCACGCCCACGGAGGTTGTTGTCAGCGCTACACAAGGCTTTGCAACTCTTAGTGTCATTGGGCCTTTCAGTACCGCTATCAACAACGAGCTGGGTCAGGTTAAGGAGCACTATGATTTCCTATCTTCGGCACCTGTCTTAGATGTTGAAGAGACGTACGATGTGTATGATGTGGAACCTACAGCCTCACTTGAGGACCTGTACAGCTCCGGTTTGGTAACAAGTGATTCGAGCTTCCCTACTGGTCTTGTCACCAAGCTTGGCGGTACCATTGTGTCAGATGGCCTCATCACTGTGCACGAAACCAGTGTCATTGGCACATACATCGCAGGGCAATATGCCCAGATCTTGCAGAGCACATCTCACATCTTCCAAACCACACCAGTCCCTGAGATTTCCTTGAATAGTCCATCTCTCCCCGAAGACTATGAAACCGTCAAATCAGTCATCAAAGGCTCCGCTACGCAGTTCTTGAGTCCCGAGTCTACTGCGTCTCTTCCGCTGGAGTCTCTCTTCTCGGAGCCATCAAGCCGAGAGCGCAACAgccggaaggaagaggaaggaggctcGGCCATCCAGGCTCGCCTCCGCGAAGCCTTGGCCAAACGCCTGGGGTCAGGCCAGAGCCAAAACACTCGTCAGGATCGTTCTCGCCTCGCCCAGGACCCTTACGTCGACGAGGAAAAGGATGAGTTTGACCTCAAACTCTCGGGATCGGATCTCCGACCTTCCTTCGGGTTCCGAGGATCAACGCCTGTCACCAGGACACCCCGAGTGAGCACTCTCTACGCCGAGGAGGTCAAGCCCACCACTTACCGGCCGAGGTTCAAGCCGACCCCCACACGCCGCTTTGGCAGCAGCCGGCCAACGTCCCTGCGGTCCCCTCCAAATGCTCCCTTCAGACAGACACGACCTGCCAACCGCTGGCGACTGAATACGTCACCAAGACCCAAAGTAAACATCAACAGGCGCCCCGTCAATCAGccagataattatgatgatcttCAGGCTGTTGACGAATCGCAAGCTATTTCCCGACCAACTGTACCCGAGCCCATTATTcctgaagggggagaggaaacccTGAGGATTGTGACCAGCACACCGGCTGATGGAGCCACAGATGTTTGGTTCGAAGTTGCTACCATCAGGTCGCTTCACACGTTCCGCGTCGGCACAACAAAGAATACACGTTATGTCACGTTCACGAAGACCACGACCCACAGTATCGACCCGACGCCTGCGCCCCTTGGGCCACAGGACGACTTCTACGAAACGCCGCTCTTTGAAAACATCCTGGACGATGGACCTCGTGACGTGTCGACCCTTCCTCCAGTCGACCTCGGCGAGAGTGACGTGACCGCCCTGCTCGAGACGGTGACGGAGACGTTCAGCACAACGGAGTTGATGAAGAAGACGTCGGTGCTCCCCGTGCTGCACGCAGGCGAAACCTCATTCTACACTCTGACGCAGACCTACCACATCACTCGCGTGGTCACCGCCCTCAAGACGATGCCGCCCTACGAGGCATTTTCCTTCATCCCAGAAAACTCGCTGAACGAGTTCAATGGCCAGCTTTTGGCAGAGGGAACCGAGAACGACGAGTCCCTCTTGCCTGGCGAAATCGAGTATGACGAAAATGGCGAAATTATTGACACGACAAGTGGCACTCGAGTGCCTCCACCGCCAGGATTCCCCTTCCAGGATCCCAACCTTGCAGAATTAGCTGGAGGCCAATTCAATCCCGACGTTTTTGAGAAACAGCTGCACCCACAACTGACAGCAGCTCTTCAGCATAGGCAACAGATGCAGCAGAAGCAAGGCAGTG CGCGTCCTCCGCGTCATCTTCAACGCCCGCCCTATCTTCACTACCATCAGCAGCGTCGAAGTCGTCCACACGACCATCACCTCTTTCGAAACGGCAACCGTCACCGTCGCCCCAACCCTCCCCT GGTGGGCTAA
- the LOC119586942 gene encoding fibroleukin-like encodes MASRASIVLLVLGLLVACRSYEVTMLEDVVGEYDFRMFRDLFVNTTKQLTQSISQLQENAAKSNTLQDLMNAVEELNESLATLTKHTTSVRDSVNNAADSTTTELQKFQNQVLHKLSDVKLLVESKTKEMEDTVSRFTRLSHNLMAGDCQDLYDMGFNASGVYFLQKFGRQVLCDMESGDGGWLVIQRRAKVLEQVDFNQDWHEYKAGFGDLESEFWAGNDFLHVLTNQKTYKVYIDMVDFEKGPYWASYNNFRVGSERSGYQLDIGEYSGNATDAFTYHHGRPFTSNDRDNDLYASGNCASFFSGGWWYDR; translated from the exons ATGGCGTCGAGAGCGTCAATCGTTCTCCTCGTGCTGGGTCTCCTGGTGGCCTGCCGTAGCTACGAGGTCACGATGCTCGAAGATGTCGTTGGAGAGTACGACTTCAGAATGTTCAGGGACCTCTTTGTCAACACGACGAAGCAGCTCACGCAATCCATCAGTCAGCTACAAGAAAACGCGGCGAAGAGTAACACGCTGCAGGACCTGATGAACGCCGTCGAGGAGCTGAACGAGTCCTTGGCGACGCTGACCAAGCACACCACTTCGGTCAGGGACTCCGTCAACAACGCTGCCGACAGCACCACCACAGAGCTGCAGAAGTTTCAGAACCAGGTCCTACACAAGCTCTCCGATGTGAAGCTCCTGGTGGAGTCGAAGACGAAGGAAATGGAGGATACCGTGTCAAGGTTCACCAGGTTGTCCCACAACCTCATGGCCGGCGATTGCCAGGACTTGTACGACATGGGCTTCAACGCCTCTGGAGTGTACTTTCTGCAGAAGTTCGGACGGCAGGTCCTTTGCGACATGGAGTCTGGCGACGGCGGATGGCTTGTCATACAGCGCCGTGCAAAGGTGCTTGAGCAG GTCGACTTCAACCAGGACTGGCACGAGTACAAAGCAGGTTTTGGCGACTTGGAGAGCGAGTTCTGGGCCGGAAACGACTTCCTGCATGTCCTCACCAACCAGAAGACATATAAGGTCTACATAGACATGGTCGACTTCGAAAAGGGGCCATACTGGGCGTCTTACAA CAACTTCCGCGTCGGTAGCGAAAGGTCTGGCTACCAACTCGACATTGGAGAATATTCCGGAAACGCAACAGATGCCTTCACCTACCATCATGGGCGCCCCTTCACGTCAAACGACCGGGATAATGACCTTTACGCCAGCGGCAATTGTGCCTCTTTCTTCTCTGGCGGATGGTGGTACGACAGGTAA